A genomic region of Sarcophilus harrisii chromosome 6, mSarHar1.11, whole genome shotgun sequence contains the following coding sequences:
- the NAAA gene encoding N-acylethanolamine-hydrolyzing acid amidase, which produces MSWAAARPGWRQLALFLALPPLLLLRTGGAAGPANPAAGLAPPRFNVSLDEAATQRWLPVLRHFDPGFLRTALNTVIEETVPSWVHEVLTPVAAEMDRFLPQPFEGEIRGMCDALGLSVGDGILINLAYEFSAFCTSIIAQDVSGNIYHGRNLDYAFGSFLKKLTIDVQYLKNGQIAYTGTTFVGYVGLWTGQSPQKFTISGDERDKGFWWENAVAALLRKNCPVSWLLRNTLEEAENFEAAVIKLAKTPIVADVYYIVGGVSPKEGVVITRNRQSPADIWPLDPTNGEWFRVETNYDHWKPVPQWDDRRTPAIKALNATGQGNINLDTLFKVLSVIPVLNNFTIYTTVMSAAKPDKYMTYIRN; this is translated from the exons ATGAGCTGGGCCGCCGCGCGCCCGGGCTGGCGGCAGCTCGCGCTCTTCCTGGCgctgccgccgctgctgctgctgcggacGGGCGGCGCGGCCGGCCCCGCTAACCCCGCCGCCGGGTTGGCCCCTCCTCGGTTTAACGTGAGCCTGGACGAGGCGGCCACCCAGCGCTGGCTGCCGGTGCTGCGGCACTTCGACCCCGGCTTCCTGCGGACCGCTTTAAACACCGTCATCGA GGAGACTGTCCCCAGCTGGGTTCACGAAGTGCTCACGCCGGTGGCCGCCGAGATGGACAGGTTCCTGCCTCAGCCCTTTGAGGGCGAGATCAGGGGCATGTGCGATGCCCTGGGCTTGAGCGTTGGGGACGGTATCCTCATCAATCTCGCCTATGAGTTCAGCGC attttgtACCAGCATCATCGCCCAAGATGTCAGTGGCAACATTTACCATGGTCGGAACTTGGATTATGCATTTGGAAGTTTTTTGAAAAAGTTGACAATTGATGTGCAGTATCTAAAGAATGGGCAG ATTGCGTACACAGGAACTACATTCGTTGGTTATGTAGGTTTATGGACTGGACAAAGTCCACAAAAGTTTACAATTTCTGGTGATGAACGAG ATAAAGGTTTTTGGTGGGAAAATGCAGTGGCAGCTCTTCTCAGAAAAAATTGTCCTGTGAGCTGGCTTCTTAGGAAT ACCCTGGAAGAAGCTGAGAACTTTGAAGCTGCTGTGATCAAACTGGCCAAAACACCCATTGTTGCGGATGTTTACTATATTGTGGGAGGCGTGTCTCCCAAGGAGGGGGTGGTCATCACGAGAAATAGACAAAGTCCTGCAGACATCTGGCCTCTGGATCCCACAAATGGAGA GTGGTTCCGAGTTGAGACAAATTACGATCACTGGAAACCAGTTCCCCAGTGGGATGACCGAAG AACCCCTGCTATCAAGGCCCTTAATGCAACTGGACAGGGAAATATCAACTTGGACACACTTTTTAAG gTTTTGTCAGTGATTCCAGTTCTGAACAA tttcacAATTTATACAACAGTAATGAGTGCTGCAAAGCCAGACAAATACATGACTTATATCAGAAACTGA